The following coding sequences are from one Venturia canescens isolate UGA chromosome 5, ASM1945775v1, whole genome shotgun sequence window:
- the LOC122410718 gene encoding uncharacterized protein isoform X2, with product MTYYDPHVVEQMEIQKPTCIPLSYALRFLTDAARKECAKSANTKRRLSQVNILASATRNRNNAATPTGSDAEEGDEFASEPDDSNDSSTTSEEFSADFILRYGSRVINQSVSNPPSNIVNSNGSTNTNNNSSDKPFACPVPGCKKRYKNVNGIKYHSKNGHKKDGKIRKAFRCPCGKSYKTPSGLKNHTVIQHAGSVLQNGKIASIKYDHQTSNHHHHQQQQQRDSLSKACGGGIPLEIGKNSFAKAKVAAIEDHGYMKSEKSMYTETETSSMNNDCEEEDLGILTPASTPPLLAQSPAKSEISQQQSQQRNDRTLQKYLASVVASTNTAQQRRNILDNGNAY from the exons ATGACAT ATTACGATCCTCACGTGGTGGAACAAATGGAGATCCAGAAGCCGACCTGTATACCGTTGAGTTACGCGCTTAGATTTCTAACCGATGCCGCCAGAAAAGAGTGTGCCAAATCGGCCAACACCAAACGAAGATTGAGTCAAGTTAATATACTTGCAAGTGCAACAAGAAATCGTAACAATGCTGCGACACCAACAG GAAGCGACGCCGAAGAGGGCGATGAGTTTGCCAGTGAGCCGGACGACAGCAACGACTCGTCTACCACATCCGAAGAATTCTCGGCTGATTTTATATTGCGCTATGGAAGCAG GGTTATTAATCAGAGCGTTTCAAATCCACCGAGTAACATCGTAAACAGTAACGGCAGTACCAACACCAACAACAATTCGAGCGACAAACCGTTCGCTTGCCCTGTTCCTGGCTGCAAAAAACGTTACAAGAACGTCAACGGAATAAAGTATCACTCTAAAAACGGTCATAAGAAAGATGGCAA GATACGAAAGGCGTTCAGATGTCCTTGCGGAAAGAGTTACAAGACCCCGTCCGGCTTGAAGAACCACACGGTGATCCAGCACGCGGGTTCGGTGCTCCAAAACGGCAAAATAGCGTCGATAAAATACGACCATCAAACGAGTAATCACCATCACcatcagcagcagcagcagcgtgATAGTTTATCAAAGGCGTGTGGGGGAGGTATACCGCTTGAAATAGGAAAGAATTCGTTCGCAAAAGCGAAGGTAGCAGCGATCGAAGATCACGGTTACATGAAATCGGAAAAGTCGATGTACACGGAGACTGAGACGTCCTCGATGAACAACGATTGCGAGGAGGAAGATTTGGGGATATTGACGCCAGCCTCGACGCCGCCTTTGCTGGCGCAGAGTCCTGCAAAAAGTGAAATATCCCAGCAGCAAAGTCAGCAGCGAAACGATAGAACGCTACAAAAGTATCTCGCGAGCGTCGTCGCGTCAACAAATACTGCTCAGCAGCGTCGCAACATTCTCGATAACGGCAACGCGTACTAG
- the LOC122410718 gene encoding juxtaposed with another zinc finger protein 1 isoform X1 gives MAVFLLNDCKFNGCGLTFKSLGHLIQHIEETHIDYDPHVVEQMEIQKPTCIPLSYALRFLTDAARKECAKSANTKRRLSQVNILASATRNRNNAATPTGSDAEEGDEFASEPDDSNDSSTTSEEFSADFILRYGSRVINQSVSNPPSNIVNSNGSTNTNNNSSDKPFACPVPGCKKRYKNVNGIKYHSKNGHKKDGKIRKAFRCPCGKSYKTPSGLKNHTVIQHAGSVLQNGKIASIKYDHQTSNHHHHQQQQQRDSLSKACGGGIPLEIGKNSFAKAKVAAIEDHGYMKSEKSMYTETETSSMNNDCEEEDLGILTPASTPPLLAQSPAKSEISQQQSQQRNDRTLQKYLASVVASTNTAQQRRNILDNGNAY, from the exons ATTACGATCCTCACGTGGTGGAACAAATGGAGATCCAGAAGCCGACCTGTATACCGTTGAGTTACGCGCTTAGATTTCTAACCGATGCCGCCAGAAAAGAGTGTGCCAAATCGGCCAACACCAAACGAAGATTGAGTCAAGTTAATATACTTGCAAGTGCAACAAGAAATCGTAACAATGCTGCGACACCAACAG GAAGCGACGCCGAAGAGGGCGATGAGTTTGCCAGTGAGCCGGACGACAGCAACGACTCGTCTACCACATCCGAAGAATTCTCGGCTGATTTTATATTGCGCTATGGAAGCAG GGTTATTAATCAGAGCGTTTCAAATCCACCGAGTAACATCGTAAACAGTAACGGCAGTACCAACACCAACAACAATTCGAGCGACAAACCGTTCGCTTGCCCTGTTCCTGGCTGCAAAAAACGTTACAAGAACGTCAACGGAATAAAGTATCACTCTAAAAACGGTCATAAGAAAGATGGCAA GATACGAAAGGCGTTCAGATGTCCTTGCGGAAAGAGTTACAAGACCCCGTCCGGCTTGAAGAACCACACGGTGATCCAGCACGCGGGTTCGGTGCTCCAAAACGGCAAAATAGCGTCGATAAAATACGACCATCAAACGAGTAATCACCATCACcatcagcagcagcagcagcgtgATAGTTTATCAAAGGCGTGTGGGGGAGGTATACCGCTTGAAATAGGAAAGAATTCGTTCGCAAAAGCGAAGGTAGCAGCGATCGAAGATCACGGTTACATGAAATCGGAAAAGTCGATGTACACGGAGACTGAGACGTCCTCGATGAACAACGATTGCGAGGAGGAAGATTTGGGGATATTGACGCCAGCCTCGACGCCGCCTTTGCTGGCGCAGAGTCCTGCAAAAAGTGAAATATCCCAGCAGCAAAGTCAGCAGCGAAACGATAGAACGCTACAAAAGTATCTCGCGAGCGTCGTCGCGTCAACAAATACTGCTCAGCAGCGTCGCAACATTCTCGATAACGGCAACGCGTACTAG